A window of the Vicingus serpentipes genome harbors these coding sequences:
- a CDS encoding OmpA family protein, with protein sequence MRSKNFKYVLIFGVISFFFGNYAFGQLSKANTYFEEGKYADAIVYYAKTLKKDANNIEATENIAFSYRKLKDYTNAETYYAKAVELNPDESANYLYYGQSLKNNEKVREAKIQFEKFLEKNPSSLIGELMVQSCLDIKDWEVDPKEFTVSTVENINSENADFCPLIYQDGIVFVSERGADLVNENNFGANNKPYLSIFYAKASNSYKKAKQFSHQLNSVYHDGPVSITSDNKTIYFTRAEKEERGKDYSNKIKIFTADLEGKKWKNIKEFKYSSNKYSVAHPWVSEDGTKLFFASDMPGGQGKMDIYVCNREGDDWGEPINLGKEVNTPENEVFPYYRKDVLYFSSDGLSGYGGMDIFSVFSTDNWTNPKNLKTPLNSSKDDFGIFFTDDENGYFSSDREGGMGSDDIYKFNYQSIEQQTSMTGLLEYDKLPASNTEVSLYDENDELLQSVTTDENGKFKFNKLKMDESYFLKINEEDESLLDKAKLYLTNSNGEKVLLANDIGKGKYNFQALPYDKYDELPLLEEEDESLLTVSVFGQLYQKLPGDYSGGMEVWVVDDEGNIIGKAKTDKDGKFVFDKLSPDEQYLFKLAEDDSELNLIIVDENGRVLEAAKRLIDGKYRYVRLNSEQNMITLINELDEVIKIAENENFVISKIFYDYKSSDVNAMAAKELDKLVVILNKNKGVNVELTSHTDSKGSDDYNLRLSHERAQKAREYILQKGVNSNRITAKGLGETQPVAANENEDGTDNPSGRAKNRRTEFKIIKSR encoded by the coding sequence ATGAGAAGTAAAAATTTTAAGTACGTTTTAATATTTGGTGTTATAAGTTTCTTTTTTGGAAACTATGCTTTTGGACAGCTAAGTAAAGCAAACACCTATTTTGAGGAAGGTAAATATGCTGATGCTATTGTATATTATGCAAAGACATTAAAAAAGGATGCGAATAACATTGAGGCTACAGAAAATATAGCTTTTTCATACCGTAAGCTTAAAGACTATACAAATGCTGAAACATATTATGCTAAAGCAGTAGAGCTAAATCCTGATGAAAGCGCAAATTATCTCTATTATGGTCAATCATTAAAAAACAATGAGAAAGTAAGAGAGGCCAAAATTCAATTTGAAAAGTTTTTAGAAAAAAACCCATCAAGTTTAATAGGAGAATTAATGGTTCAATCATGCTTAGACATAAAAGACTGGGAAGTTGATCCAAAAGAATTTACTGTTTCAACGGTAGAAAATATTAATTCAGAAAACGCAGATTTTTGCCCTTTAATTTATCAAGATGGAATTGTGTTTGTTTCTGAAAGAGGAGCCGACTTGGTAAATGAAAATAATTTTGGAGCAAACAATAAGCCTTATTTATCTATATTTTATGCCAAAGCTTCAAATTCTTATAAGAAAGCAAAACAGTTTTCTCATCAATTAAATTCTGTTTATCACGATGGCCCAGTTTCTATTACAAGTGATAATAAAACAATTTATTTTACAAGAGCTGAAAAGGAAGAAAGAGGGAAAGATTATAGTAATAAAATAAAAATTTTTACTGCTGATTTAGAAGGAAAAAAATGGAAAAACATTAAAGAATTTAAATACAGTAGCAATAAGTATTCTGTAGCTCATCCTTGGGTTTCTGAAGATGGAACTAAACTGTTTTTCGCATCTGATATGCCTGGAGGGCAAGGGAAAATGGATATTTATGTTTGCAATAGAGAGGGAGATGACTGGGGAGAACCTATTAACTTAGGTAAGGAAGTAAATACACCTGAGAATGAAGTGTTTCCTTATTATAGAAAAGATGTATTATATTTTTCATCTGACGGACTTTCGGGTTATGGAGGAATGGATATTTTTTCAGTTTTTTCAACAGATAATTGGACTAATCCTAAAAACCTAAAAACACCTTTAAATTCTTCAAAAGACGATTTCGGAATCTTTTTTACAGACGATGAAAATGGTTATTTCTCATCTGATAGAGAGGGTGGAATGGGTAGTGATGATATTTATAAATTTAACTACCAAAGTATAGAACAGCAAACATCAATGACAGGTTTATTAGAATATGATAAATTACCTGCTTCTAACACTGAAGTTTCTTTATATGACGAAAATGACGAGTTATTACAATCTGTAACAACAGATGAAAATGGAAAATTTAAGTTCAATAAGTTGAAAATGGATGAGAGTTATTTCTTAAAAATAAATGAAGAAGATGAAAGCTTATTGGATAAAGCAAAACTTTATTTAACGAACTCTAATGGAGAAAAAGTACTCTTAGCAAACGATATTGGTAAAGGAAAATATAACTTTCAGGCCTTACCTTATGATAAATATGATGAATTGCCACTATTGGAAGAAGAAGATGAAAGCTTGTTAACAGTTAGCGTTTTTGGTCAATTATATCAAAAATTACCTGGTGATTATTCAGGAGGAATGGAAGTTTGGGTGGTTGATGATGAAGGAAATATTATTGGAAAAGCTAAAACAGATAAGGATGGTAAGTTTGTTTTTGATAAGCTATCACCTGATGAGCAATACTTGTTTAAGTTAGCTGAAGATGATTCAGAACTGAATTTAATTATTGTTGATGAAAATGGGAGAGTGTTAGAGGCTGCTAAACGTTTAATTGATGGAAAATATAGATATGTAAGGCTTAACAGTGAGCAAAATATGATTACCCTTATTAATGAACTTGATGAGGTAATTAAAATTGCTGAAAACGAAAATTTTGTAATTTCAAAAATATTTTATGACTATAAATCTTCTGATGTTAATGCCATGGCGGCGAAAGAATTGGATAAATTAGTTGTTATTTTAAATAAAAATAAAGGAGTTAACGTTGAATTAACTTCTCATACCGATTCAAAAGGGAGTGACGATTATAACTTAAGACTTTCTCATGAGAGAGCTCAAAAAGCAAGAGAATATATTTTACAAAAAGGAGTTAACAGTAATAGAATTACGGCTAAAGGATTAGGAGAAACTCAACCAGTAGCTGCTAATGAAAATGAAGATGGAACTGATAATCCTTCTGGAAGAGCAAAAAATAGACGAACAGAATTTAAAATAATTAAGAGCCGTTAA
- a CDS encoding PorP/SprF family type IX secretion system membrane protein has protein sequence MKKIVLILTLLTSLQSFAQQDPVYSLYMFNPLGVNPAYAGSREVLSGVLIHRSQWVGFDGAPTTQAFAVNSPLKNKSMGVGLQIINDAIGPRNVLTATGTYAYRLKIGRGKLAFGLKGGIQNYSYDWAKIEYKDEQDEIPNNAAGSFIIPTFDFGIYYNTNTFYAGVAIDHLNQAQYKVSSSLSTEDNPAKVYSHLTATVGKAFVLNSNLVLKSSALIRGDGQGNGNIDLNGSVLIKQTFLAGLTLTTRNSIIVLTEFNINKNFRVGYAYDHNFSDLTSTAGSGSHEIFIGYDLSLFKSKVISPRYF, from the coding sequence ATGAAAAAAATAGTATTAATACTAACATTGCTAACTAGTTTACAAAGTTTTGCTCAGCAAGACCCCGTTTATAGTTTGTATATGTTTAACCCTCTAGGTGTAAATCCTGCATATGCAGGTAGCCGAGAAGTATTAAGTGGGGTTTTAATTCATAGAAGTCAATGGGTTGGTTTTGATGGAGCACCTACAACTCAAGCATTTGCAGTTAATAGTCCATTAAAAAATAAAAGTATGGGTGTTGGTTTGCAAATTATTAATGATGCAATAGGGCCTAGAAATGTACTAACAGCAACAGGAACATACGCTTACCGCTTAAAAATTGGAAGAGGAAAGTTAGCTTTTGGTTTAAAAGGAGGAATACAAAATTATAGTTACGATTGGGCTAAAATAGAATATAAAGATGAACAAGATGAAATTCCAAATAATGCTGCAGGTAGTTTTATAATACCAACATTCGATTTCGGTATTTATTACAATACAAATACATTTTACGCAGGAGTAGCAATAGACCATCTAAACCAAGCTCAATATAAAGTTTCATCATCCTTAAGTACAGAAGATAATCCGGCAAAGGTTTATTCTCACCTTACAGCTACTGTCGGAAAAGCATTTGTATTAAATTCTAACCTAGTGCTAAAATCATCTGCTTTAATTAGAGGAGACGGACAAGGAAATGGCAATATTGATTTAAACGGAAGTGTTTTAATCAAACAAACATTTTTAGCAGGGTTAACCCTAACTACTCGAAATAGCATTATTGTGCTTACCGAGTTTAATATCAATAAAAACTTTAGAGTAGGATATGCCTATGATCATAATTTTAGTGACTTAACCAGCACCGCTGGATCTGGTTCGCATGAAATTTTTATAGGATATGACCTAAGTTTATTTAAATCAAAAGTAATTTCGCCAAGATATTTTTAG
- a CDS encoding gliding motility-associated C-terminal domain-containing protein, whose translation MKKLLYIFILFSFTVNAQVTISRQVIGSTGSYQVGTTMSLSSTVGEPAVQTLFSVNGILTQGFQQPSMNVDSIVTYEVINESCNGASNGSIFINSVLGCAPKADGTYSLLIKNVTDSSDQDNPAQLPAGTYNVKIIGLNGCYFFQLITVGLDSEEDCKIKFYSGITPNGDGNNDLWIVDNIEQFPENEIKIFNRWGSIVWEASGYNNDDVVWNGKNNSGNDLPDGTYFYVGTIDGETYKGWVEITR comes from the coding sequence ATGAAAAAATTACTATATATATTTATACTCTTTAGCTTTACTGTTAATGCTCAAGTTACTATATCGCGTCAAGTTATAGGGAGTACGGGTAGCTATCAAGTGGGAACAACAATGTCACTATCTTCAACTGTTGGAGAACCAGCTGTGCAAACTTTATTTTCAGTTAATGGAATATTAACTCAAGGGTTTCAACAACCTAGCATGAATGTTGATTCAATTGTTACCTACGAGGTAATAAATGAAAGTTGTAATGGAGCATCAAATGGATCAATTTTTATCAATAGTGTTCTTGGATGTGCGCCTAAAGCAGATGGAACTTATAGTTTATTAATCAAAAATGTTACAGACTCTTCAGATCAAGATAATCCAGCACAACTTCCAGCAGGAACTTATAATGTTAAAATTATAGGTCTAAATGGTTGTTATTTCTTTCAATTAATTACTGTTGGATTGGATAGTGAAGAGGATTGTAAAATCAAATTTTACTCAGGGATTACACCTAACGGAGATGGTAATAATGATTTATGGATAGTAGATAATATTGAACAATTTCCTGAAAATGAAATTAAAATATTTAACCGATGGGGAAGTATTGTATGGGAAGCTTCAGGATATAATAATGATGACGTTGTGTGGAATGGTAAAAATAATAGTGGAAATGATTTGCCTGATGGCACCTATTTTTATGTGGGAACGATAGATGGAGAAACTTATAAAGGCTGGGTAGAAATAACAAGATAA
- a CDS encoding adenylate/guanylate cyclase domain-containing protein encodes MKQLFSFIVCLLITFFCKAQQTNIKFSHLTLKDGLSQSEVLTILQDKKGLMWFGTQDGLNQYNGFEFKVFSSDITDSTTISNSFIHQVYQDSSGLLWLATENGLNIYNIEEQSFENIIAKNTLGKSKNNVWSIAEDEKYIWAGVENQLIKIEKSTKKITPIPLSLSTNAKNLKIRKIKFIEKTTLFIATEGNGIIKLNTKDNSSTHYYSENSGLNSNTTFDFYKHAENQIWIATNRGICIYNTKSDKISRHAILNARISNASVSTIFEDKSGIIWIGTENSGLYKFKFLENVDHYSYNATIGTSLSSNKINTIYEDNTGIIWIGTQSGVDKFDKQKQYFKHYQHWPNTTHTINSNMVWCIFQDDAFKSTLWVGTNEGVNIFDKETGEMISLAPDFSKSNIQKNNSIYSVFKDHTGTIYLGSDGGLLTYTDGKLIPIKYLNGENKSRTYTIKEDKRHRLWLGTKEGLVVVSADRKTFKLYTSSNQEYNLKNDVVRSVLEDSKGNIWLGSDGGGLVKVIEENDSIYFKSYLNNPAYLNSLSQNSVLVIIEGKEDILWVGTFGGGLNKFNTKTEEFTRFTEKEGLSNNVIYGIIADDRNYLWISTNKGVSAFNLETKTFYNYEESDGLQSNEFNTGAYYKNSLGEIFFGGVNGYNSFYPEDVHKNKSLPKPLITNFYLFNKPVSIGPNSILKKQISELDEITLKYKENVISFEFASLHYAYPLKNQHAYMLENFNEDWVYIGNNRIANYTNLDPGEYIFKVKVANSDGVWNETPAQIRVVVLPPIWGTWWFRSIGILVILAIIYAYYITKINRVKAQKLLLEVQVRERTYEVIKQKEEIESQKQLIEIEKEKAEKLLLNILPEETVEELKAKGKATARQYRLASIMFTDFKSFTKIAEKIDPQELVAELDRYFIKFDEIIEKYDIEKIKTIGDSYMCAGGIPIRNKSNPIDIVLAGLEIQRFVAQDHIDKEAIGEKSWGLRIGIHTGEIIAGVVGIKRFAYDIWGDSVNIASRVEASSGVGMVNISGATYNLVKEFFECEYRGKVKAKNKGTIDMYFVHRIRKELSINGEGNEPNELFQKYVDLHIYSGINYRKAEKYIVNRLEKELPDNLHYHDLRHTLDVCAAVERIALMEGVEGDDIFLLKTAALYHDAGFVKQYSKNEEIGAALAKEVLPRFGYTDEQIEVIHQLINATKVPQQPKNKLEEIICDADLDYLGGDDFHLIADKLKRELMERDMVQTDKQWDELQVKFLEQHRYFTKTAIELRRDNKKARLEEVKARLKTYKD; translated from the coding sequence TTGAAGCAATTATTCTCATTTATTGTTTGTTTACTTATTACTTTCTTTTGTAAAGCACAACAAACTAATATCAAATTTTCACATCTAACTTTAAAAGATGGTCTTTCGCAAAGTGAAGTATTAACCATTTTACAAGATAAAAAAGGGTTAATGTGGTTTGGAACACAAGATGGATTAAACCAATATAATGGGTTTGAGTTTAAGGTGTTTTCTAGTGATATTACAGATTCAACAACCATTTCAAATAGCTTCATTCACCAAGTTTATCAAGATAGTAGTGGATTACTTTGGCTCGCAACAGAAAATGGATTAAACATATACAATATAGAAGAGCAATCGTTTGAAAACATTATTGCTAAGAACACTTTAGGTAAATCTAAAAATAATGTATGGTCTATAGCAGAAGATGAAAAATACATTTGGGCAGGAGTTGAGAACCAATTAATTAAAATTGAAAAATCTACAAAAAAAATAACACCAATACCTTTGTCATTAAGCACAAATGCAAAAAACCTAAAAATTAGAAAAATAAAGTTTATTGAGAAAACAACTTTGTTTATTGCTACAGAAGGTAATGGAATAATAAAGCTTAATACAAAAGACAATTCTTCGACTCACTATTATTCAGAAAATAGTGGGTTGAATAGTAATACAACTTTTGATTTCTATAAGCATGCCGAAAATCAAATATGGATAGCGACAAATAGAGGGATTTGTATTTATAATACTAAGTCAGATAAAATATCTCGACATGCTATTTTAAATGCACGAATTAGTAATGCAAGCGTAAGTACAATCTTTGAAGATAAATCTGGAATTATATGGATAGGAACAGAAAATAGTGGGCTATATAAGTTTAAATTTTTAGAAAATGTTGATCATTATTCATACAATGCTACAATTGGAACAAGCTTAAGTAGTAATAAAATAAATACAATTTACGAAGATAACACAGGGATTATCTGGATTGGAACACAATCTGGTGTGGACAAGTTTGATAAGCAAAAACAATATTTTAAACATTATCAGCATTGGCCAAACACTACACATACTATAAATAGTAATATGGTTTGGTGTATATTTCAAGATGATGCTTTTAAATCAACTCTTTGGGTAGGTACAAATGAAGGGGTCAATATCTTTGATAAAGAAACTGGTGAAATGATTTCATTAGCACCAGATTTTTCTAAATCTAACATTCAAAAAAACAATAGTATTTATTCTGTGTTTAAAGACCATACAGGCACTATATACTTAGGTTCTGATGGTGGTTTGTTAACGTATACAGATGGTAAATTAATACCAATAAAATATTTAAATGGGGAAAACAAAAGTAGAACCTATACTATCAAAGAAGATAAAAGACATCGCCTATGGTTAGGTACAAAAGAAGGTTTGGTTGTTGTAAGCGCTGACCGAAAAACATTTAAATTATATACATCTTCTAATCAAGAATATAATTTAAAAAATGATGTTGTTCGATCTGTTTTAGAAGATTCTAAAGGAAATATTTGGTTAGGTTCTGATGGAGGGGGATTGGTAAAAGTTATTGAAGAAAACGATAGCATTTATTTTAAATCCTATTTAAACAATCCTGCTTATCTTAACTCTTTAAGTCAAAATAGTGTATTAGTAATTATTGAAGGAAAAGAGGATATACTTTGGGTCGGAACTTTTGGGGGAGGATTAAATAAATTTAATACTAAAACAGAAGAGTTTACTAGATTTACAGAAAAAGAAGGGCTTAGTAACAATGTAATTTATGGTATTATAGCTGATGATAGGAATTATCTATGGATATCAACAAATAAAGGTGTTTCTGCTTTTAATTTGGAAACAAAAACGTTTTATAACTATGAAGAAAGTGATGGGCTTCAAAGTAATGAGTTTAATACGGGAGCCTATTATAAAAATAGTTTAGGAGAAATATTTTTTGGAGGAGTAAATGGATATAATTCCTTTTATCCTGAAGACGTTCATAAAAACAAATCACTACCAAAACCTTTAATTACAAATTTTTATTTATTTAATAAGCCAGTTAGTATTGGACCAAACTCTATATTAAAAAAACAGATTTCAGAGTTAGATGAAATCACTTTAAAGTATAAAGAAAATGTTATTTCTTTTGAGTTTGCATCCTTGCATTATGCTTATCCATTAAAAAATCAACATGCCTATATGTTGGAAAATTTTAATGAAGATTGGGTATATATTGGAAACAATAGAATAGCAAACTATACTAATCTCGATCCAGGAGAATATATTTTTAAAGTAAAAGTTGCAAATAGTGATGGTGTGTGGAATGAAACTCCCGCTCAAATTCGAGTTGTTGTTTTACCTCCAATATGGGGAACTTGGTGGTTTAGATCTATAGGCATATTAGTTATTTTAGCGATAATTTATGCTTATTATATCACAAAAATTAATAGGGTTAAAGCTCAAAAATTATTACTAGAAGTTCAGGTTAGAGAGCGTACTTATGAAGTAATCAAGCAAAAAGAAGAAATTGAAAGTCAAAAGCAACTAATTGAAATTGAGAAAGAAAAGGCAGAAAAATTACTTTTAAATATTTTGCCTGAAGAAACTGTTGAAGAGCTAAAAGCAAAAGGAAAAGCTACTGCTAGGCAGTATCGATTAGCTTCCATTATGTTTACTGATTTTAAGAGCTTTACTAAAATTGCTGAAAAAATTGATCCTCAAGAACTTGTTGCGGAGTTAGATCGTTACTTTATTAAGTTTGATGAGATTATTGAAAAGTATGATATTGAAAAAATAAAAACAATTGGAGACTCTTATATGTGTGCTGGAGGTATTCCGATAAGAAATAAGAGTAATCCTATTGATATTGTTTTAGCTGGGTTAGAAATACAACGATTTGTTGCCCAAGATCATATTGATAAGGAAGCAATTGGAGAAAAGTCTTGGGGTCTTAGAATAGGAATACACACTGGTGAAATTATTGCTGGAGTAGTGGGGATTAAACGTTTTGCTTATGATATTTGGGGTGATAGTGTAAATATAGCAAGTAGAGTAGAAGCGTCTAGTGGAGTAGGAATGGTTAATATTTCGGGAGCTACATATAATTTAGTTAAAGAGTTTTTTGAGTGTGAGTATAGAGGAAAGGTAAAAGCGAAAAATAAGGGTACAATTGACATGTATTTTGTACATCGAATTCGAAAAGAATTATCAATAAATGGAGAGGGAAATGAGCCAAACGAACTTTTCCAGAAGTATGTCGATTTACATATTTATAGCGGAATTAATTACCGTAAAGCAGAAAAGTATATTGTGAATCGATTAGAAAAAGAGTTGCCTGATAATTTACATTACCATGATTTAAGACACACGTTGGATGTTTGTGCTGCAGTAGAACGTATTGCGTTAATGGAAGGTGTTGAAGGAGATGATATTTTCTTGCTTAAAACCGCAGCTTTATATCACGATGCAGGATTTGTAAAGCAATATTCCAAAAATGAAGAAATTGGTGCCGCTTTAGCCAAAGAAGTTTTACCTCGATTTGGTTATACTGATGAGCAAATAGAAGTAATTCATCAGTTGATTAATGCTACAAAGGTTCCTCAGCAGCCTAAAAATAAATTAGAAGAAATTATTTGTGATGCTGATTTAGATTATTTGGGCGGTGATGATTTTCATTTAATTGCTGATAAGTTAAAAAGAGAATTAATGGAAAGAGATATGGTTCAAACCGACAAACAATGGGATGAGCTTCAGGTTAAGTTTTTAGAGCAGCACAGGTATTTTACCAAAACAGCAATAGAATTACGCAGAGACAATAAAAAAGCTCGCTTAGAAGAGGTTAAGGCTCGTTTAAAAACTTATAAGGATTAG